Within Kutzneria chonburiensis, the genomic segment GTACACCGAGGAGTACCTCAACCCGGACGGCACGCACAGCGTGCGGCAGTCGACCAAGCCGCTGAACATCAAGCTGGCCGACGGCACCTGGACGCCGGTGAACACCGCGCTGACCGTCGACAACGCCAGCAAGCGGGCCACCGCCGCCCGCAACCCGCTGACCCCGTCGATGGCCGGCAACGCGACCGACCCGGCCGTGCTGCGGGTGGCGGCCGACGGCCACCAGGTGTCCCTCGGCCTCGACAAGGCGGCGCCGGCCGCGGCCAAGGTCGCCGGCGACGGCGTCAGCTACGCCGACGTGGCCCCGAGCACCGACCTCGGCTACGAGGTGACGGCCGGCCAGGTCAAGGAGACCATCAAGCTGAAGAAGCCGCCGGCCACCTCGTCGTGGCGGTTCCGGCTCGACACCGGCGACCTCACCCCGGCCGTGGACACCAAGTCCGGCGAGGTGCGGCTGACCGACGGGCACGGCGACGTCAAGCTGGTCATCCCGCCGGTGGAGACCTGGGACTCGTCGGGCGGCGGCGACAAGGCGCCCGCGATCACCGGCGGCACCTACGGCCTCGAGCGCGACGGCAATGCCTGGTGGCTCACCGTTTCCGTCGATGCGAAGTGGCTGCACGACGCCAAGCGCGTCTACCCGGTGACCGTCGACCCCACGTTCACCTTCGGCGTCGGGGAGTCGCACGCGTACCGCAGTGACGGCTACACCTGCGACAACTGCGGCCTGCGCATCGGCAACAGCCTCAACGGCGGCGACAGCTACAACCGGAGCTGGTTCTACATCGACTACTCGTCGCTGTGGGGCAAGACCGTGGTCGGCGCGAAGCTGGACGTGGACCGGCAGAGCGACACCACCGGCTCCATCAAGACGTGGAGCAGCGGCCTGTACCACGCGACCGACCGCAACTTCAATGCACTCGGCGAGTACCTGGGCAGCGCGCTGGTCGGCGACGTCGGCTCCTTCAGCCACCCGTACCTGACCAACTTCCTGCGCGGCCGCGTCGACGCCCGTGACAACAACGTGGCGTTCATCCTCACCGGCGGCGAGGACCCGGGAGTCTGGAGCTACAAGCACCTCAACGCCACGCTCACCGTGGACACCGGCACCGCGCCGCCCGCGCCGACGCTCGCCGCGCCCGCGGATGGCAGCGTGCTCACCTCGCTGACGCCCACGCTGGCGGTGAACCCGGTCAGCGACTCCGACGGCGACAAGGTGACGTACTGCTTCCGGGTCGCCACCGGCGCGGACGCCGAGTCGGGCGTCGTGGTGGACTCCGGCTGCCTCGACACGCCGACCTGGACGGTGCCGTCCGGCGTGCTTCAGGACGGCGTGGCCTACACCTGGCACGCCGCCGCCTATTCCGGCATCACCAAGGTGACGCCGTCGTGGATCGGGCATCTCAAGGTCGACCAGCGCATCGGCGAACACGGACCGTCCCCTGTGGACAACTACGGCGGCGCGACGGTGAACCTGGCCAACGGCAACCTGTCCGTCGCCGAGGCCACCCCGTCGTTCGCCACCGTCGGCGGCAGCGCCGGGCTCACCTTCACGTACAACTCGCAGCAGGTCGACCCCAAGGGGCTGCGGGCTTCCTACTTCAACGACCTCAGCCACAACGGCATCATCAACCCGAGCCAGCAGCCGGTGCTCGTGCGCACCGAGCCGCAGGTGAACGTGGACTGGGGCACCAGCTCGCCGTTCCCGCCCGCGCTCGCGGCGGACTACTTCGTGGTCCGCTGGGAGGGCTACTTCCAGGCGCCGACCACCGGCACCTACCAGTTCGCCGGCGTGCACGACGACGCGGCGCAGATCTGGGTCAACAACAACCAGGTCTACACCACGACCGGCGTCAGCGACCTGAACTGGGCGGCGGCGACCGGGGTGTCCCTCACCGCCGGCCAGCGCGTGCCGATCAAGGTGGAACTCCAGGAGATCACCAGCAACGCGATGATGCGGCTGTTCGCCCGCACCACCGACGGCACCACCGTGCCGGCGCAGATCGTGCCGGCGGATTGGCTGTACTCCAACGACGTGCCGGCCCTGCCGCCGGGCTGGACGCTGTCCGCCGACCTGGACGGCTCCGGCGCCACCTACAGCACGGCGCAGGTGACCGACCAGAACGTCGTGCTGACCGACGCGACCGGCGCCAAGCACACGTGGACCAAGAAGAGCACCGGCGGCTACACCGCGCCGGCCGGTGAGGACGGCCTGCTCACTTTGGACGCCAACGGTTTGGTCGTGCTGACCGAGGGCGCGACGGTGTTCTCCTTCCGTCCGGACGGCAAGCTCGGCTCGCAGACCGCGAGCGCCGACTCCCGCAAGCCGGCCGCCCTACAGAGCGTCTACGACGGCGGCACGCCGCCCCGACTCGTGCAGATCAAGGACCCGGTCAGCGGCCGTGCCCATGTGCTGCACTACAACCGGGCCGGCGACGACTGCTACGGCGGCGCCACGCCGCCGCAGGGCGCGGACGCGACGCCGCCCGCGCAGATGCTGTGCCGAGTGTCCTATTGGGACGGTACGGAAACCCGCCTGTGGTACACGGGCGGGCGGCTCTCCCGGATCGAGGACCCGGGCGCCGAGGTCAGCGACTACGGCTACAACGCGACGGGTCAGCTGTCCATGATGCGGCAGCCGCTGGTCAACGACTGGATCGCCCAGGACCCGACGCACCGCCGGTGGCCGGACTACCTGACCGACATCGCGTACGACACCCCGACCGGCAAGGCGAAGGCCACGTCCATCACCGGTCCGTCGCCGAAGCCGGGCGCGACCCGGGGAGCGCACGGCTACCGCTATGACCCGGCCAACCGGCAGACCTTCACCGACGTCACCGGCCTGTCGCCGGCGACCGGGTTCGCCGGCAAGGTCACGTATGACGACGCCGACCGGGCACTGACCTCGACCGATGCCACCGGCAAGGTCACCGCGCAGACGTGGAGCCCCAAGGACCAGGTGCTCACCAGCACCGACGCCGCGGGTCGCGTGTCGACCACGGTGTACGACCGCGCCGACCGCGAGACCGACACCTACGGTCCCGCGCCGGGCACCTGCTTCAACGGGCAGCTGCCGACGACGTGCCAGTGGGGGATTCCGCACAAGCACACCGACTACGACCAGGGCCTCAACGGCCTGGCGGTGGCCTGGTACGACAACGACAGCCTGACCGGTGCGCCGAAGGTGTTCACCACCGGCCTCGGCACCAGCGACGGCAGTCTGGTCCGCAACTGGGGCACGGCCGCGCCGACCGCCGGCATTCCCGCCGACCACTACTCGTTGCGGGCCACCGGTGAGATCACCTTCCCGCAGGCCGGCGACTACACGCTCCGGCTGCAGGCGGATGACGGTATCCGGGTGTGGGTGGACGACCAGATCGTCATCGACGACTGGCGCAACACCTCGGCCTTGCGCACCGCCACGGTGCACAGCGACGCGGCCAACTCGGTGAAGAAGATCCGGGTCGAGTACTACGAGTTCGACCAGGGGGCGCAGCTGGAGCTGGACTGGACGACGCCGTCCGGGGTGCAGCAGGCGGTGCCGGGCGCGCAGCTCAGCCCGCGCTACGACCTGCCGACCGGCAGCGTCGAGTCGGACGACCGCGGCGTGCCGGAGCACCGCACCGCTACCAGCTACGGCGACGGCAACGTGGATGCCATGTACGGGCTGGCCACGAAGACGGCGGTCGACCCGAGCGGGCTCAACCTGGGCGGCGTCGATGGCTACGAGCCGCTCGGCAGCGGTTATCTGCGGCGTACCAGCAAGACCATGCCGACCGGGGCCAAGACCACCTACGCGTATTACGGCGACACCGAGACCAGGGCGAACCCCTGCGTCGCCGGCAGCGCCGCGGTGAACCAGGGCGGCATGGCCAAGCTCAGCACGTCGGCGACCCCGGCGACCGGCGGCACCCGCACCGACGAGCAGGTGTACGACGCATCCGGGCGTGTCGTGGCCAAGGCAACCAGCGGCGACTGGATCTGCACGAGCTTCGACGCCCGTGGGCGCACCACGCAGCAGACGTTCCCGGCCAACCCGACCGTCGGCGCGCGGACCGTCACGTACAACTACGCGGTCAACGGCGATCCGCTGACGTCGTCGGTGTCGGACTACACCGGCACCGTCACGACGACCGTGGACCTGTTGGGGCGCACGGTGTCCTACACGGACGCGAACGGCGTGAAGACCGACACGGTCTACGACACGGCCGGTCGTCCGTCGACCAGCACCGTCACGCCGCCCAACGCCGCGGACCAGCCGCAGGTCA encodes:
- a CDS encoding PA14 domain-containing protein, whose product is MKPDRSGAPRRVWTRARVGGVVVATVAALGITSAEAVFPPVVAAAAPSSAIDPRSVPVLPAVPATAPAAKPAPKADFTPMAKAVESHFDPKRSKIISRTMYTEEYLNPDGTHSVRQSTKPLNIKLADGTWTPVNTALTVDNASKRATAARNPLTPSMAGNATDPAVLRVAADGHQVSLGLDKAAPAAAKVAGDGVSYADVAPSTDLGYEVTAGQVKETIKLKKPPATSSWRFRLDTGDLTPAVDTKSGEVRLTDGHGDVKLVIPPVETWDSSGGGDKAPAITGGTYGLERDGNAWWLTVSVDAKWLHDAKRVYPVTVDPTFTFGVGESHAYRSDGYTCDNCGLRIGNSLNGGDSYNRSWFYIDYSSLWGKTVVGAKLDVDRQSDTTGSIKTWSSGLYHATDRNFNALGEYLGSALVGDVGSFSHPYLTNFLRGRVDARDNNVAFILTGGEDPGVWSYKHLNATLTVDTGTAPPAPTLAAPADGSVLTSLTPTLAVNPVSDSDGDKVTYCFRVATGADAESGVVVDSGCLDTPTWTVPSGVLQDGVAYTWHAAAYSGITKVTPSWIGHLKVDQRIGEHGPSPVDNYGGATVNLANGNLSVAEATPSFATVGGSAGLTFTYNSQQVDPKGLRASYFNDLSHNGIINPSQQPVLVRTEPQVNVDWGTSSPFPPALAADYFVVRWEGYFQAPTTGTYQFAGVHDDAAQIWVNNNQVYTTTGVSDLNWAAATGVSLTAGQRVPIKVELQEITSNAMMRLFARTTDGTTVPAQIVPADWLYSNDVPALPPGWTLSADLDGSGATYSTAQVTDQNVVLTDATGAKHTWTKKSTGGYTAPAGEDGLLTLDANGLVVLTEGATVFSFRPDGKLGSQTASADSRKPAALQSVYDGGTPPRLVQIKDPVSGRAHVLHYNRAGDDCYGGATPPQGADATPPAQMLCRVSYWDGTETRLWYTGGRLSRIEDPGAEVSDYGYNATGQLSMMRQPLVNDWIAQDPTHRRWPDYLTDIAYDTPTGKAKATSITGPSPKPGATRGAHGYRYDPANRQTFTDVTGLSPATGFAGKVTYDDADRALTSTDATGKVTAQTWSPKDQVLTSTDAAGRVSTTVYDRADRETDTYGPAPGTCFNGQLPTTCQWGIPHKHTDYDQGLNGLAVAWYDNDSLTGAPKVFTTGLGTSDGSLVRNWGTAAPTAGIPADHYSLRATGEITFPQAGDYTLRLQADDGIRVWVDDQIVIDDWRNTSALRTATVHSDAANSVKKIRVEYYEFDQGAQLELDWTTPSGVQQAVPGAQLSPRYDLPTGSVESDDRGVPEHRTATSYGDGNVDAMYGLATKTAVDPSGLNLGGVDGYEPLGSGYLRRTSKTMPTGAKTTYAYYGDTETRANPCVAGSAAVNQGGMAKLSTSATPATGGTRTDEQVYDASGRVVAKATSGDWICTSFDARGRTTQQTFPANPTVGARTVTYNYAVNGDPLTSSVSDYTGTVTTTVDLLGRTVSYTDANGVKTDTVYDTAGRPSTSTVTPPNAADQPQVTTLTYDDAGRVLTTQLGSTVLATPHYDNAGELSSVDYANGAKLAAINKNGAGETNSLEWHTADGKVIFSAVTRSTAGTIVDEALNYVDPRPDGANYSYDAANRLTEAYVNGHHYTYDFTSAASSACPTGTQANAGLNTNRMRLLDQTAGGTAETDYCYDAADRLLATVGANAMTGFQYDSHGNTTQFVSGGATTYLGYDAADRHLTASTKSSDPNQVADVSYVRDATNRIVRRDAKSGDTNGVALYGYTGDGDSADLTMDGTKKVLSTSIGLPGGVLYTVQGGSNTWDAPSVRGDLVLTLDSAGKQSGDLRYYTPFGEALNASGAVDTQAVPDNQPGKMDYGWLGQNQRPYEHAGALALVEMGARPYLPGVGRFLSVDPVEGGSANDYDYVNANPINATDLDGTRYRRSHHWYHKHRWQPTSRQIRKQMAQRAVAAQRRAQRIMLQRAADVRNRAARERFKGSLRLDIWADWISNLVGPSGGLSLACAALQGSSSLDEKCLSVEHAITRGYQWTFERAVDVGWAIGTGIGRGLNRIGHFFFG